In Herpetosiphon gulosus, a single window of DNA contains:
- a CDS encoding DinB family protein, with protein sequence MADQSVPYSHSELIIALERDVASVSGTILTLTPEQCFAHPEGVWSPAENVIHLQQLTKVLSLAFYLPRFTLSTLFGKPKHQSTDYLTIKTRYQAAIAKGFSAPAYSIPAKPQGPISLQAQQALVAQWQKLNQQLIETLFHWDEAALDQYQLPHPALGKLTVREMLFFMHTHTAHHLNDLAKLRQSQVINE encoded by the coding sequence ATGGCCGATCAATCAGTGCCCTACAGCCATAGTGAATTGATTATTGCTCTAGAACGCGATGTTGCAAGCGTTAGTGGCACAATTTTGACCTTGACCCCTGAGCAATGTTTTGCCCATCCGGAAGGAGTTTGGTCGCCTGCCGAGAATGTGATCCATCTTCAGCAATTGACCAAAGTTTTGAGCTTGGCGTTTTATCTGCCACGGTTCACGCTTAGCACGCTGTTTGGCAAGCCCAAGCATCAATCGACTGACTATTTGACGATCAAAACTCGCTATCAAGCAGCAATTGCCAAGGGATTTAGCGCACCGGCCTATTCGATTCCAGCAAAACCCCAAGGTCCAATCAGTTTACAAGCACAACAAGCCTTGGTTGCACAATGGCAAAAACTCAATCAACAGCTGATCGAAACGCTTTTTCATTGGGATGAAGCAGCCCTTGATCAGTATCAATTACCACATCCCGCTTTGGGCAAATTAACCGTGCGTGAGATGTTATTTTTTATGCATACCCATACTGCGCATCATCTCAACGATCTTGCCAAATTGCGCCAAAGCCAAGTTATAAACGAATAG